A stretch of Aeromicrobium tamlense DNA encodes these proteins:
- a CDS encoding ComEC/Rec2 family competence protein, giving the protein MTGSRSDLRVVPAALAVWAAAAALSHAAPPWAFGAALSGAVVLALGWRRPVLAFPAAALVVVAVTCGWRVTAVEASPVTALAERGTTVRAEVQVRQDGRVYRAPSGPGTVVPVMVRVVEARGRTWEVRVRATAFVEGSQSLVTGTRLAVRAELAPADGRDEAAVLRVREWRSVGSGPWWWRWSEVVRDGVRDGVDHRDDQAAALVPALVAGDETGLSDRTREEFAATGLTHLLAVSGANLTIVLGIVLLGLKAVGASRRVVLAAGALTVVAFVLVARPEPSVLRAAVMGSVALAGLLVGRTGAGLRALAWSVIALVVLDPWLATSAGFVLSVCATAGIIALAPPLARRLRWLPGPLATAVAVPIAAHLACLPVVTSLSGEVSLVAVFANVVVAPAVAPATVAGLVAGLLDLVWAPVASVPGTVAWGAASVIVAVARVGASVPGASVAWPWPWWTLLPLVPALGVALWWLVRRPALTVGVTLGLLVAIVRTPTPGWPPRDVVVVACDVGQGDGFVVPTGPGEAIVVDVGQEPGPIDRCLTELGVERIPLLVLTHGDADHVEGWRGAVRGREVEVLADGPSGGPGVPAARRVRLLSGSTLQVGDVRLEVLWPRTDAERVPPEARNDVSVVLRATVRGHRVLFTGDLGEEAQRGLGRLHPDLAADVLKVAHHGSADQWPGLVERVAPTVALIGVGADNPHGHPTGAALDELASHGVSVWRTDTSGTVAVVDRNGRLVVSAR; this is encoded by the coding sequence GTGACCGGGTCGCGCTCTGACCTGAGGGTCGTCCCGGCCGCGCTCGCGGTCTGGGCGGCCGCCGCGGCGCTCTCGCACGCGGCGCCCCCGTGGGCGTTCGGCGCCGCTCTCTCCGGCGCGGTGGTCCTCGCCCTCGGCTGGCGACGCCCGGTGCTCGCGTTCCCCGCCGCCGCCCTCGTGGTGGTCGCCGTCACGTGCGGCTGGCGGGTGACGGCGGTGGAGGCGTCGCCGGTCACCGCACTCGCCGAGCGGGGGACCACCGTCCGCGCCGAGGTCCAGGTGCGCCAGGACGGTCGCGTCTACCGCGCGCCCTCGGGTCCCGGCACGGTCGTCCCGGTGATGGTGCGCGTCGTCGAGGCCCGCGGTCGCACGTGGGAGGTGCGCGTGCGCGCCACGGCGTTCGTCGAGGGGTCGCAGTCGCTCGTCACCGGCACGCGGCTGGCGGTGCGCGCCGAGCTCGCGCCCGCCGACGGCCGGGACGAGGCGGCGGTCCTGCGGGTGCGCGAGTGGCGCAGCGTCGGCTCGGGGCCGTGGTGGTGGCGCTGGAGCGAGGTCGTGCGCGACGGCGTCCGCGACGGTGTCGACCACCGCGACGACCAGGCCGCGGCGCTCGTCCCCGCCCTGGTCGCCGGCGACGAGACCGGACTGTCGGACCGGACCCGCGAGGAGTTCGCGGCGACCGGGCTCACCCACTTGCTCGCCGTCTCCGGCGCGAACCTCACGATCGTGCTGGGCATCGTGCTGCTGGGGCTCAAGGCCGTCGGCGCGTCCCGCCGCGTGGTGCTCGCGGCGGGCGCCCTCACGGTGGTCGCGTTCGTGCTCGTCGCACGACCGGAGCCCAGCGTGCTGCGGGCGGCGGTGATGGGATCGGTCGCGCTCGCCGGTCTCCTCGTCGGTCGCACGGGCGCGGGTCTGCGGGCGCTCGCGTGGTCCGTGATCGCGCTGGTCGTGCTGGACCCGTGGCTCGCGACGAGCGCGGGGTTCGTCCTGTCGGTCTGCGCCACGGCCGGCATCATCGCCCTCGCGCCACCCCTGGCCCGTCGCCTCCGCTGGCTGCCCGGGCCACTCGCCACGGCGGTGGCCGTGCCGATCGCGGCTCACCTCGCCTGCCTGCCGGTCGTCACGTCGTTGAGCGGCGAGGTCTCCCTGGTCGCGGTCTTCGCGAACGTCGTCGTGGCCCCCGCCGTCGCGCCCGCCACGGTGGCGGGGCTCGTCGCGGGACTCCTCGACCTCGTCTGGGCGCCCGTCGCGTCGGTCCCTGGCACCGTCGCGTGGGGTGCGGCCTCGGTGATCGTCGCGGTCGCCCGCGTCGGCGCGTCCGTCCCGGGCGCCTCGGTCGCGTGGCCGTGGCCGTGGTGGACGCTGCTGCCACTGGTGCCGGCGCTCGGCGTCGCCCTCTGGTGGCTCGTCCGTCGACCGGCCCTGACCGTCGGCGTCACCCTCGGCCTGCTCGTCGCGATCGTGCGGACGCCGACGCCCGGATGGCCGCCACGGGACGTCGTGGTGGTGGCGTGCGACGTGGGCCAGGGGGACGGGTTCGTCGTGCCGACGGGGCCGGGCGAGGCGATCGTCGTCGACGTCGGGCAGGAGCCCGGACCGATCGACCGCTGCCTCACCGAGCTGGGTGTCGAGCGCATCCCGCTCCTCGTGCTCACCCACGGCGACGCCGACCACGTCGAGGGCTGGCGCGGCGCGGTCCGCGGGCGCGAGGTCGAGGTGCTCGCCGACGGTCCGTCCGGCGGCCCGGGCGTGCCGGCCGCGCGCCGAGTCCGCCTCCTGTCGGGCAGCACGCTTCAGGTCGGGGACGTGCGCCTCGAGGTCCTCTGGCCGCGCACCGACGCCGAGCGCGTCCCGCCCGAGGCGCGCAACGACGTGAGCGTGGTGCTGCGGGCCACCGTTCGCGGGCACCGCGTCCTGTTCACCGGCGACCTGGGGGAGGAGGCCCAGCGGGGGCTCGGCCGCCTCCACCCCGACCTGGCCGCCGACGTGCTGAAGGTGGCGCACCACGGCAGCGCCGACCAGTGGCCGGGGCTCGTCGAGAGGGTCGCGCCGACGGTCGCGCTGATCGGCGTGGGCGCCGACAACCCGCACGGTCATCCCACCGGGGCGGCCCTGGACGAGCTGGCCTCGCACGGGGTCTCGGTGTGGCGCACGGACACCTCGGGCACGGTCGCGGTGGTCGACCGCAACGGGAGACTCGTCGTGTCGGCGCGGTGA
- the holA gene encoding DNA polymerase III subunit delta has translation MANPFGKILLVTGNSEFLSDRARRQAVAQVREAAPEAEIAESSASSLAPGEFTALTSASLFSQATAVVLTDLQDLGEQVAAELLQYAASPSDDTAVVLVHGGGAKGKGLLDKLRKTAAVSEVAQQAPKYERDLIAWARQEARSRGRAIDDEGAALLVAAVGSDLRSLAAAVDQLVTTLAEGERLDAAVVGRYFGGRAEVRGYEIADAALDGRLDLALERARWAEAAKVAPLLITAALASGLRQLARVATADPGLRDADLAREVGAPPFKIRTLRQSARGWTEASLRQALDAVARADLAVKGGSAEPGHAVERMIIDIAVARSRG, from the coding sequence GTGGCGAACCCGTTCGGCAAGATCCTGCTGGTCACCGGCAACTCCGAGTTCCTCTCCGACCGTGCCCGGCGCCAGGCCGTCGCGCAGGTCCGCGAGGCGGCGCCCGAGGCCGAGATCGCCGAGTCGTCCGCCTCCTCGCTCGCCCCGGGCGAGTTCACCGCGCTCACCAGCGCGTCGCTGTTCAGCCAGGCCACGGCCGTCGTGCTCACCGACCTGCAGGACCTCGGCGAGCAGGTCGCCGCCGAGCTGCTCCAGTACGCCGCGTCGCCGTCCGACGACACGGCCGTCGTGCTGGTGCACGGCGGGGGAGCGAAGGGCAAGGGCCTGCTCGACAAGCTGCGCAAGACCGCGGCCGTCAGCGAGGTCGCCCAACAGGCGCCGAAGTACGAGCGCGACCTCATCGCGTGGGCGCGCCAGGAGGCGCGCTCGCGCGGCCGAGCGATCGACGACGAGGGCGCGGCGCTGCTCGTGGCGGCGGTCGGCTCGGACCTGCGGTCCCTGGCCGCGGCCGTCGACCAGCTGGTCACCACCCTCGCCGAGGGGGAGCGGCTCGACGCCGCGGTCGTCGGACGGTACTTCGGCGGGCGCGCCGAGGTGCGCGGCTACGAGATCGCCGACGCGGCCCTCGACGGGCGCCTCGACCTCGCGCTCGAGCGGGCCCGGTGGGCCGAGGCCGCGAAGGTCGCGCCGCTGCTCATCACCGCGGCGCTCGCGTCCGGCCTTCGCCAGCTGGCGCGCGTCGCCACGGCCGACCCCGGCCTGCGCGACGCCGACCTGGCCCGCGAGGTGGGCGCGCCGCCGTTCAAGATCCGCACGCTGCGCCAGAGCGCTCGCGGCTGGACCGAGGCGTCCCTGCGCCAGGCGCTCGACGCCGTCGCCCGCGCCGACCTCGCGGTCAAGGGCGGCTCGGCCGAGCCGGGTCACGCGGTCGAGCGGATGATCATCGACATCGCGGTCGCGCGCTCGCGCGGCTGA
- a CDS encoding ComEA family DNA-binding protein has protein sequence MVPVPPETRAQVARQRLAELAATFDATLPDPDRPPPGRRRKPRRVLRPVHVRFAGIVGGAAAVLVVWWLLAGRPQEVAVPDPTPVAVSEGAPAASAPATLVIDVAGRVRRPGIVTLPPGSRVHEAIEAAGGTKGKVDTASLNLARVLSDGEQVVVGGPSAGAAPAGDDAPATVNLNSADVVALDALPGVGPVTAEAIVSWRDENGPFRSVEDLLDVKGIGEATLADLRDRVAL, from the coding sequence ATGGTTCCCGTCCCGCCCGAGACCCGCGCCCAGGTCGCACGGCAGCGCCTGGCCGAGCTGGCCGCGACGTTCGACGCGACGCTCCCCGATCCCGACCGCCCGCCACCGGGCCGGCGCCGCAAGCCGCGCCGCGTGCTGCGACCCGTCCACGTCCGGTTCGCCGGGATCGTGGGAGGCGCGGCGGCCGTCCTCGTCGTGTGGTGGCTGCTGGCCGGCCGACCGCAGGAGGTCGCCGTGCCCGACCCGACGCCGGTGGCCGTGAGCGAGGGCGCTCCTGCGGCCTCCGCACCCGCGACCCTCGTCATCGACGTGGCGGGGCGGGTGCGACGTCCCGGCATCGTCACGCTGCCGCCGGGCTCGCGCGTGCACGAGGCGATCGAGGCCGCCGGCGGCACGAAGGGCAAGGTCGACACCGCCTCGCTGAACCTCGCGCGCGTCCTCAGCGACGGCGAGCAGGTCGTGGTGGGCGGACCTTCCGCGGGTGCGGCACCCGCAGGTGACGACGCCCCCGCGACCGTCAATCTCAACTCCGCCGACGTCGTCGCCCTCGACGCCCTGCCCGGCGTCGGCCCCGTGACCGCCGAGGCGATCGTGTCGTGGCGCGACGAGAACGGTCCGTTCCGGTCGGTCGAGGACCTGCTCGACGTGAAGGGGATCGGCGAGGCGACCCTGGCCGACCTGCGTGACCGGGTCGCGCTCTGA
- the rpsT gene encoding 30S ribosomal protein S20: MANIKSQIKRNRQNEAARERNKSVRSALKTSVRRFQEAVEAGNADEAKVLAADTAKKLDKAASKGVIHKNQAANRKSAIAKKAAAL; this comes from the coding sequence GTGGCGAACATCAAGTCGCAGATCAAGCGCAACCGGCAGAACGAGGCCGCGCGCGAGCGCAACAAGTCCGTGCGCTCGGCACTGAAGACCTCGGTTCGCCGCTTCCAGGAGGCCGTCGAGGCCGGCAACGCCGACGAGGCGAAGGTCCTCGCCGCCGACACCGCGAAGAAGCTCGACAAGGCTGCTTCGAAGGGTGTCATCCACAAGAACCAGGCTGCGAACCGCAAGTCGGCGATCGCCAAGAAGGCCGCCGCTCTCTGA
- the lepA gene encoding translation elongation factor 4 produces the protein MTRPTTAPAPGSTPPDLLRNFCIIAHIDHGKSTLADRMLQLTGVVDERAARAQYLDRMDIERERGITIKSQAVRMPFTKSDGDDAGTTYVLNMIDTPGHVDFTYEVSRSLEACEGAILLVDAAQGIEAQTLANLYLAMDADLHIIPVLNKIDLPGAQPEKYAEEIAGIIGGDPDDVLRVSAKTGQGVEALLNLIVDEVPPPEGDPDGPPRALIFDSVYDTYRGVVTYVRVVDGKLSHRDKIKMMSTGAVHEMLEVGVISPEPVKEDHLGVGEVGYLITGVKEVRQSRVGDTVTSATKPASEPLGGYQHPNPMVFSGLYPIDGDDFSTLRDALEKLQLNDAALVYEPESSGALGFGFRIGFLGLLHLEIVRERLEREFNLDLISTAPNVVYRIELEDGSEHVVTNPSEYPNSGKIAKVYEPVVSATILAPSDYIGTIMELCQARRGQLGGMDYLSEDRVEIRYTLPMGEIMFDFFDALKSRTKGYASLNYELAGEQAADLVKVDILLQGEVVDAFSAIVHRDSAYTYGVALAGKLKELIPRQQFEVPIQAAIGARVIARENIRAIRKDVLAKCYGGDISRKRKLLEKQKEGKKRMKMVGRVEVPQEAFIAALSTGDAKQS, from the coding sequence ATGACGCGCCCCACCACCGCCCCGGCCCCGGGGTCGACGCCGCCCGACCTGCTGCGGAACTTCTGCATCATCGCGCACATCGACCACGGCAAGTCGACCCTCGCCGACCGCATGCTGCAGCTGACCGGCGTCGTGGACGAGCGCGCCGCCCGCGCCCAGTACCTCGACCGGATGGACATCGAGCGCGAGCGCGGCATCACGATCAAGAGCCAGGCCGTGCGGATGCCGTTCACGAAGTCCGACGGCGACGACGCGGGCACGACCTACGTGCTCAACATGATCGACACGCCCGGGCACGTGGACTTCACCTACGAGGTGAGCCGCTCGCTCGAGGCGTGCGAGGGCGCGATCCTGCTGGTCGACGCGGCCCAGGGCATCGAGGCGCAGACGCTGGCGAACCTCTACCTGGCGATGGACGCCGACCTGCACATCATCCCGGTGCTCAACAAGATCGACCTGCCGGGCGCGCAGCCGGAGAAGTACGCCGAGGAGATCGCCGGGATCATCGGCGGCGACCCCGACGACGTGCTGCGGGTCTCGGCGAAGACCGGCCAGGGCGTCGAGGCGCTGCTGAACCTCATCGTCGACGAGGTCCCGCCGCCCGAGGGCGATCCCGACGGCCCGCCGCGTGCGCTGATCTTCGACTCCGTCTACGACACGTACCGCGGCGTCGTGACCTACGTCCGCGTGGTCGACGGCAAGCTCAGCCACCGCGACAAGATCAAGATGATGTCCACCGGCGCGGTCCACGAGATGCTCGAGGTCGGCGTGATCAGCCCCGAGCCCGTCAAGGAGGACCACCTCGGCGTGGGCGAGGTCGGCTACCTCATCACCGGCGTGAAGGAGGTCCGCCAGAGCCGCGTCGGCGACACCGTCACGTCGGCCACGAAGCCGGCCTCCGAACCGCTCGGCGGCTACCAGCACCCGAACCCGATGGTGTTCTCCGGCCTGTACCCGATCGACGGCGACGACTTCTCCACCCTGCGCGACGCGCTGGAGAAGCTGCAGCTCAACGACGCGGCGCTGGTCTACGAGCCCGAGTCGTCCGGCGCACTGGGCTTCGGCTTCCGCATCGGCTTCCTGGGCCTGCTGCACCTGGAGATCGTCCGCGAGCGGCTCGAGCGCGAGTTCAACCTCGACCTCATCTCCACGGCGCCCAACGTGGTCTACCGCATCGAGCTCGAGGACGGCAGCGAGCACGTCGTCACCAACCCGAGCGAGTACCCGAACTCGGGCAAGATCGCGAAGGTCTACGAGCCCGTCGTCTCGGCCACGATCCTGGCGCCCTCGGACTACATCGGCACGATCATGGAGCTCTGCCAGGCGCGACGCGGCCAGCTCGGCGGCATGGACTACCTGTCCGAGGACCGCGTCGAGATCCGCTACACGCTGCCGATGGGCGAGATCATGTTCGACTTCTTCGACGCGCTGAAGTCGCGCACGAAGGGCTACGCCTCGCTGAACTACGAGCTCGCCGGCGAGCAGGCCGCCGACCTGGTGAAGGTCGACATCCTGCTGCAGGGCGAGGTGGTCGACGCGTTCAGCGCGATCGTCCACCGCGACAGCGCCTACACGTACGGCGTCGCGCTCGCGGGCAAGCTCAAGGAGCTCATCCCGCGCCAGCAGTTCGAGGTGCCGATCCAGGCCGCCATCGGCGCGCGCGTCATCGCCCGCGAGAACATCCGCGCGATCCGCAAGGACGTCCTCGCCAAGTGCTACGGCGGCGACATCAGCCGCAAGCGCAAGCTGCTGGAGAAGCAGAAGGAAGGCAAGAAGCGCATGAAGATGGTCGGTCGCGTCGAGGTCCCCCAGGAGGCGTTCATCGCCGCCCTCTCCACCGGGGACGCCAAGCAGTCCTGA